A window of Clavibacter michiganensis contains these coding sequences:
- a CDS encoding RDD family protein → MSDTHDDRRPDTDDGQARAQADAAAEPAHAAGPYAPQPYPPAAYPPAAYPGGPHSGGPHSGGPYPGGPYPGGYGGAVPPPGYGMVLLPHAQRPLPPHIDPAWRLAGVGRRAAGRILDQVVFGLVGGLSAGAFIVPLQGIARQRIDDLQLFGEAADDMMDSYFGGAMLGFLISMVAYLLIATWWLGWKGTTPGKAMVGIRVQRFSEPGTLGFGRALLRGVVQNGFVLGWLFTVWLPYASVGWDSRHLLRGWHDLAADDVVLARRAEAFPSY, encoded by the coding sequence ATGAGCGACACGCACGACGACCGCCGGCCGGACACGGACGACGGGCAGGCGAGGGCCCAGGCCGACGCGGCGGCGGAGCCGGCGCACGCGGCCGGGCCGTACGCGCCCCAGCCCTATCCACCCGCCGCCTATCCGCCCGCCGCGTATCCGGGCGGCCCGCACTCCGGCGGCCCGCACTCCGGCGGCCCGTACCCCGGCGGCCCGTACCCCGGCGGGTACGGGGGTGCCGTGCCGCCGCCCGGCTACGGCATGGTCCTGCTGCCGCACGCGCAGCGCCCGCTGCCCCCGCACATCGATCCCGCCTGGCGCCTCGCGGGCGTCGGCCGCCGGGCGGCCGGCCGGATCCTCGACCAGGTCGTCTTCGGGCTCGTCGGCGGGCTCTCGGCCGGGGCCTTCATCGTCCCGCTGCAGGGCATCGCCCGGCAGCGGATCGACGACCTGCAGCTGTTCGGCGAGGCCGCCGACGACATGATGGACTCCTACTTCGGCGGCGCCATGCTCGGCTTCCTCATCAGCATGGTCGCGTACCTGCTCATCGCCACGTGGTGGCTCGGCTGGAAGGGCACGACGCCCGGCAAGGCGATGGTCGGGATCCGCGTCCAGCGCTTCTCGGAGCCCGGCACGCTCGGCTTCGGCCGGGCCCTCCTCCGCGGCGTGGTGCAGAACGGGTTCGTCCTCGGCTGGCTGTTCACGGTCTGGCTGCCCTACGCGTCCGTCGGCTGGGACTCGCGGCACCTCCTCCGCGGCTGGCACGACCTCGCCGCCGACGACGTCGTGCTCGCCCGCCGCGCGGAGGCCTTCCCCTCCTACTGA
- a CDS encoding SRPBCC family protein, whose amino-acid sequence MPRVIETVDVNVPVSTAYNQWTQFESFPNFLSYVESITQVTDTLTEWKVKIGGIERTFEANITEQHPDERVAWNSTGGDEDHAGVVTFHKLSDTETRVTVQLDWEAKGLVEKVGAAIGVDDHVIKADLKNFKEFIEKRGAEDGAWRGDVQA is encoded by the coding sequence ATGCCCCGAGTAATCGAGACCGTCGACGTCAACGTCCCCGTCAGCACCGCCTACAACCAGTGGACCCAGTTCGAGTCGTTCCCGAACTTCCTCAGCTACGTGGAGTCGATCACGCAGGTCACCGACACGCTCACCGAGTGGAAGGTCAAGATCGGCGGCATCGAGCGCACGTTCGAGGCCAACATCACCGAGCAGCACCCCGACGAGCGCGTCGCCTGGAACTCCACGGGCGGCGACGAGGACCACGCCGGCGTCGTCACGTTCCACAAGCTCAGCGACACCGAGACCCGCGTCACCGTCCAGCTGGACTGGGAGGCGAAGGGCCTCGTCGAGAAGGTCGGCGCGGCGATCGGCGTGGACGACCACGTCATCAAGGCCGACCTCAAGAACTTCAAGGAGTTCATCGAGAAGCGCGGCGCCGAGGACGGCGCCTGGCGCGGGGACGTCCAGGCCTGA
- a CDS encoding LLM class flavin-dependent oxidoreductase, with the protein MPAPGSAPTRLGFLTTGPFHPADPAVGLEEALRLVELGDALGLDTAWLRPDHLRHAISSPVAMLAAASQRTRRIALGTASIPVRAENPLRLAEDLATVDLLSGGRLRPGLSVGSPKRVAAVDRAVHPTTAEHEEPGRERLLRFRDLLRGGRVPGADERPDGSDDEHDDDALTPTVQPASPGLADRLGYGAATLRTAAWAGSHGFRLLASDVTERASGAGGRGFAADQRDLIDAYRAAHPDPAAAHVTLALVVVPTDGATAEQRARYAADAAARAERARRTDQSEDAAAASSMVRAPDLVGPSDELAAALLAHPAVQAADELAIALPAGLPAGDLARILTDVAERLGPALGWAPATT; encoded by the coding sequence ATGCCCGCACCCGGATCCGCGCCGACGCGCCTCGGCTTCCTCACCACCGGCCCGTTCCATCCGGCCGATCCCGCCGTCGGCCTCGAGGAGGCGCTCCGGCTGGTTGAGCTCGGCGACGCGCTCGGCCTCGACACCGCGTGGCTCCGGCCCGACCACCTCCGCCACGCGATCTCCTCCCCCGTCGCGATGCTCGCCGCCGCCTCGCAGCGCACGCGCCGCATCGCGCTCGGCACCGCCTCCATCCCGGTCCGCGCCGAGAACCCGCTCCGCCTCGCGGAGGACCTCGCGACCGTCGACCTCCTCTCCGGCGGCCGCCTGCGCCCCGGCCTCTCGGTCGGCAGCCCGAAGCGCGTGGCCGCGGTCGACCGGGCCGTGCACCCGACGACGGCCGAGCACGAGGAGCCGGGGCGCGAGCGGCTCCTGCGCTTCCGCGACCTGCTGCGCGGCGGACGGGTGCCGGGCGCGGACGAGCGGCCCGACGGATCCGACGACGAGCACGACGACGACGCCCTCACCCCCACGGTGCAGCCGGCGTCCCCCGGCCTCGCCGACCGGCTCGGCTACGGCGCGGCGACGCTCCGCACCGCGGCCTGGGCGGGATCGCACGGCTTCCGCCTGCTCGCCTCCGACGTGACCGAGCGCGCATCCGGCGCCGGCGGCCGCGGCTTCGCGGCCGACCAGCGCGACCTCATCGACGCCTACCGCGCCGCGCATCCGGACCCGGCCGCCGCGCACGTCACGCTCGCCCTCGTCGTGGTGCCGACCGACGGCGCGACGGCCGAGCAGCGGGCGCGGTACGCGGCCGACGCGGCGGCGCGCGCCGAGCGGGCCCGGCGCACCGACCAGTCGGAGGACGCGGCGGCCGCGTCGAGCATGGTCCGCGCGCCCGACCTCGTGGGCCCGTCCGACGAGCTCGCCGCCGCGCTCCTCGCGCACCCGGCCGTGCAGGCCGCCGACGAGCTCGCGATCGCGCTGCCCGCCGGCCTCCCCGCGGGCGACCTCGCGCGGATCCTCACCGACGTCGCCGAGCGCCTCGGCCCGGCGCTCGGCTGGGCGCCCGCGACCACCTGA
- a CDS encoding TIGR02611 family protein, translating into MSDTLTREYEAGSSHAHPLRRFLRRCRAWIELHPKARWLYRILVGLLGIAIVLVGIVLIPLPGPGWLIVFLGIAVLGTEFPAAHRVNVFLKRQLHRFWDAWRRWRASRAERRAARTAR; encoded by the coding sequence ATGTCCGACACCCTGACCCGCGAGTACGAGGCGGGCTCCAGCCACGCGCATCCGCTCCGGCGGTTCCTGCGCCGATGCCGGGCCTGGATCGAGCTGCACCCCAAGGCCCGCTGGCTCTACCGGATCCTCGTGGGGCTCCTCGGCATCGCCATCGTCCTCGTCGGCATCGTGCTCATCCCGCTGCCCGGCCCCGGTTGGCTCATCGTCTTCCTCGGGATCGCCGTGCTCGGCACCGAGTTCCCCGCCGCGCATCGCGTGAACGTGTTCCTCAAGCGCCAGCTGCACCGCTTCTGGGACGCGTGGCGCCGGTGGCGCGCCTCCCGCGCCGAGCGTCGCGCGGCCCGCACCGCGCGCTGA
- a CDS encoding MFS transporter, with the protein MDRPRPPGRRTTIQEHQISHARTPEDAPPSTSSASLAGPAAPTGPAAPAAPSARSKWILLAVVALAQLMVVLDGTIVNIALPAAQRDLGMTDADRTWVVTVYALAFGSLLLLGGRIADYWGRKRSFLLGMVGFAAASAIGGFAVSSETLLIARGLQGVFAALLAPAALALLSVTFPSGPDRVKAFAVYGTIAGSGAAVGLLLGGVLTEYLSWHWCLLVNVPIAIVAIVAGIPLVKESRADGDRSYDVPGALLVTLGLASIVYGFSRAENGWTQPDTIGFLALGVGIMVAFVWWESRARNPLLPLRVVADRTRGGAYLTSVMVGAALLGGLLYLTLHFQIVLGMSPLISGLASLPMAATIMLTAPQVARLLPKVGPRVLMTIGPLLAAAGLLWFSRITVDGAYVVQVLPGQILLGIGLAFVFVPMQNVALSGIEPRDAGVAGAALTGTQQIGGSIGTAVFTALFASAVTASVTDGVANPLQQQVDGYHVVFLAAAIGVACASIISWSMVRVPLERFREGASTEAVSMH; encoded by the coding sequence TTGGACCGTCCTCGCCCGCCCGGGCGCCGCACGACCATCCAGGAGCACCAGATCTCGCACGCACGCACCCCTGAGGACGCACCGCCGTCCACGTCCTCCGCATCGCTCGCCGGCCCCGCCGCACCCACCGGCCCCGCCGCTCCGGCCGCGCCGTCCGCCCGCAGCAAGTGGATCCTCCTCGCCGTCGTCGCCCTCGCCCAGCTGATGGTCGTGCTCGACGGCACCATCGTGAACATCGCCCTGCCCGCCGCCCAGCGCGACCTCGGCATGACCGACGCCGACCGCACGTGGGTCGTCACCGTCTACGCGCTCGCCTTCGGCTCGCTCCTCCTGCTCGGCGGCCGCATCGCCGACTACTGGGGCCGCAAGCGCTCCTTCCTCCTCGGCATGGTCGGCTTCGCGGCGGCCAGCGCGATCGGCGGGTTCGCCGTCTCGAGCGAGACGCTCCTCATCGCGCGCGGCCTCCAGGGCGTCTTCGCCGCGCTCCTCGCGCCCGCCGCGCTCGCGCTCCTGTCGGTGACGTTCCCGTCCGGCCCCGACCGCGTCAAGGCGTTCGCGGTCTACGGCACCATCGCCGGATCCGGTGCGGCCGTCGGCCTGCTGCTCGGCGGCGTGCTCACCGAGTACCTCAGCTGGCACTGGTGCCTGCTCGTCAACGTGCCCATCGCGATCGTCGCGATCGTCGCCGGCATCCCGCTCGTGAAGGAGAGCCGCGCCGACGGCGACCGCAGCTACGACGTGCCCGGCGCCCTCCTCGTCACCCTCGGCCTCGCATCCATCGTCTACGGCTTCTCCCGCGCGGAGAACGGCTGGACGCAGCCCGACACCATCGGCTTCCTCGCGCTCGGCGTGGGGATCATGGTCGCCTTCGTGTGGTGGGAGTCGCGGGCGCGCAACCCGCTGCTGCCGCTCCGCGTGGTGGCCGACCGCACCCGCGGCGGCGCGTACCTCACCTCGGTGATGGTGGGCGCGGCGCTCCTCGGCGGGCTGCTCTACCTCACGCTGCACTTCCAGATCGTGCTCGGCATGTCGCCGTTGATCTCGGGCCTCGCGTCGCTGCCGATGGCCGCGACCATCATGCTCACGGCCCCGCAGGTCGCCCGCCTCCTCCCGAAGGTCGGCCCGCGCGTCCTCATGACGATCGGCCCGCTCCTCGCGGCCGCGGGGCTCCTGTGGTTCAGCCGGATCACGGTCGACGGCGCGTACGTCGTGCAGGTGCTGCCCGGCCAGATCCTCCTCGGCATCGGGCTCGCGTTCGTGTTCGTGCCCATGCAGAACGTCGCGCTCTCCGGCATCGAGCCGCGGGACGCGGGCGTCGCGGGCGCGGCGCTCACGGGCACGCAGCAGATCGGCGGATCCATCGGCACGGCCGTCTTCACGGCCCTGTTCGCCTCCGCCGTCACCGCGTCGGTCACCGACGGCGTGGCGAACCCGCTGCAGCAGCAGGTCGACGGGTACCACGTGGTGTTCCTCGCCGCGGCGATCGGCGTGGCCTGCGCATCGATCATCTCCTGGTCGATGGTGCGCGTCCCGCTCGAGCGCTTCCGCGAGGGCGCCTCGACCGAGGCCGTCAGCATGCACTGA
- a CDS encoding response regulator, producing MSGDAMSASGTLPTGAGLPGVVPAGGPPIRVVIVDDDALVRAGLAMLLGGGHGLEVVGEAADGLAAGTVIARTAPDVVLMDIRMPVCDGITATAREVARRPDLPVIVLTTFDADELVLGALRAGARGFLLKDTPPVDLVHAVRQVAAGRSILSPSVLDTVIGVAAQRDRADRTAERERFQTLTEREQEVALAIARGWSNARIAADLYLGVATVKTHVGHVLDKLGVEGRVQVAVLVHEAGLAPSG from the coding sequence GTGAGCGGCGACGCCATGAGCGCGAGCGGCACCCTCCCCACCGGCGCCGGCCTGCCGGGCGTCGTGCCCGCGGGCGGCCCGCCGATCCGCGTCGTGATCGTCGACGACGACGCGCTCGTCCGCGCGGGCCTCGCGATGCTGCTGGGCGGCGGGCACGGCCTCGAGGTGGTGGGCGAGGCGGCCGACGGGCTCGCGGCCGGCACCGTGATCGCGCGCACCGCGCCCGACGTCGTGCTGATGGACATCCGCATGCCGGTCTGCGACGGGATCACCGCCACGGCCCGCGAGGTCGCCCGCCGCCCCGACCTGCCGGTCATCGTCCTCACGACCTTCGACGCCGACGAGCTCGTGCTGGGGGCGCTCCGGGCGGGCGCGCGCGGCTTCCTGCTCAAGGACACGCCGCCGGTGGACCTCGTCCACGCGGTGCGTCAGGTGGCGGCGGGCCGATCGATCCTCTCGCCGTCCGTGCTCGACACCGTGATCGGCGTGGCCGCGCAGCGCGATCGCGCCGACCGCACGGCCGAGCGGGAGCGCTTCCAGACGCTGACCGAGCGCGAGCAGGAGGTCGCGCTCGCGATCGCGCGCGGCTGGTCGAACGCGCGCATCGCCGCCGACCTCTACCTCGGCGTCGCGACCGTCAAGACCCACGTGGGGCACGTGCTCGACAAGCTCGGCGTCGAGGGCCGCGTGCAGGTCGCCGTGCTCGTGCACGAGGCCGGGCTCGCCCCGTCGGGGTGA
- a CDS encoding LLM class flavin-dependent oxidoreductase translates to MPASGTPLARLGFLTIGTFDPADPAEGHEATLRIIERGEQLGLDSAWLRHRHLQHGISSPVAVMAAASQRTRRIDLGTAVTPIGAENPFRLAEDLATVDLLTGGRLQPGFSIGTPMRFDTYRDAIYPTTADLEDLGYDRLLRFRDLVHGRTVSDAAAREGQEEYASTVQPHAAGLAERIWYGAASTRSAVWAGENGFRLLTSSVIQGELGPDFGANQRAQIDAYRAAHPTGADARVSQGLVVIPTDRATPEQRARYEAYAASRAHRVGVPQGPRGLLFAEDLVGTSEEIAARLHADPAYQAVDEVAFALPFTLGEADLEQILTDIAELLGPALGWSPAV, encoded by the coding sequence ATGCCCGCATCCGGTACCCCGCTCGCCCGCCTCGGCTTCCTCACCATCGGCACGTTCGACCCGGCGGATCCCGCCGAGGGCCACGAGGCCACCCTCCGGATCATCGAGAGGGGCGAGCAGCTCGGCCTCGACAGCGCGTGGCTCCGGCACCGCCACCTGCAGCACGGGATCTCCTCCCCCGTCGCCGTGATGGCCGCGGCCTCACAGCGCACGCGCCGCATCGACCTCGGCACGGCCGTCACGCCCATCGGCGCCGAGAACCCGTTCCGCCTCGCCGAGGACCTCGCGACCGTCGACCTCCTCACCGGCGGCCGCCTCCAGCCGGGCTTCTCGATCGGCACGCCCATGCGCTTCGACACGTACCGCGACGCGATCTACCCGACGACCGCCGACCTCGAGGACCTCGGCTACGACCGCCTCCTCCGCTTCCGCGACCTCGTGCACGGCCGGACCGTCAGCGACGCCGCCGCCCGCGAGGGACAGGAGGAGTACGCCTCCACCGTGCAGCCGCACGCCGCGGGACTCGCCGAGCGGATCTGGTACGGCGCCGCGAGCACGCGCTCCGCGGTCTGGGCCGGCGAGAACGGCTTCCGCCTCCTCACGTCGAGCGTGATCCAGGGCGAGCTCGGGCCGGACTTCGGCGCGAACCAGCGCGCGCAGATCGACGCGTACCGGGCAGCCCATCCGACCGGCGCCGACGCCCGGGTGTCGCAGGGCCTCGTCGTGATCCCCACCGACCGCGCGACCCCCGAGCAGCGCGCCCGCTACGAGGCGTACGCGGCGTCCCGGGCGCATCGGGTGGGCGTCCCGCAGGGTCCGCGGGGGCTGCTCTTCGCCGAGGACCTCGTGGGCACCTCGGAGGAGATCGCCGCGCGCCTGCACGCCGACCCCGCGTACCAGGCCGTCGACGAGGTCGCGTTCGCCCTGCCGTTCACCCTCGGCGAGGCCGACCTCGAGCAGATCCTCACCGACATCGCCGAGCTCCTCGGCCCGGCCCTCGGCTGGTCGCCCGCCGTCTGA
- a CDS encoding alkene reductase produces MKLFSPVALGALELPNRVAMAPLTRMRSDEHGVPGDIVVEYYRQRASTGLIVSEGVFTSERSKAYPGQPGIVTDEQIAGWRRVTDAVHEAGGRIVMQLMHGGRVSHEEITGGLPLLAPSAIAIQGEVHTPTGKAPYPVPSEPATDEVPLIVDELTVAARNAVDAGFDGVEIHSANGYLLHEFLSPVSNVRTDAYGGSPENRAKLGIDVAHAVSREIGAERVGIRISPSHNIQDVLEEDADETRATYEALLSGIAPLGLAYVSILHAEPAGDLVQGLRKTFGGPLMINSGFGVQTERDEAIQLVEEGAADVVAVGRMVIANPDLVERWESGAETNEPNPATFYGPGAEGYTDYPALAS; encoded by the coding sequence GTGAAGCTGTTCTCCCCCGTCGCCCTCGGCGCCCTCGAGCTCCCCAACCGCGTCGCCATGGCGCCCCTGACCCGCATGCGCTCCGACGAGCACGGCGTGCCCGGCGACATCGTCGTCGAGTACTACCGGCAGCGCGCGTCCACCGGCCTCATCGTCTCCGAGGGCGTGTTCACGAGCGAGCGCAGCAAGGCGTACCCGGGCCAGCCCGGCATCGTCACGGACGAGCAGATCGCCGGCTGGCGTCGGGTCACCGACGCGGTGCACGAGGCCGGCGGCCGCATCGTCATGCAGCTCATGCACGGCGGCCGCGTCTCGCACGAGGAGATCACGGGCGGCCTGCCGCTGCTCGCGCCGAGCGCCATCGCGATCCAGGGCGAGGTGCACACGCCCACCGGCAAGGCGCCGTACCCCGTGCCGAGCGAGCCGGCGACCGACGAGGTCCCCCTCATCGTCGACGAGCTGACGGTCGCCGCCCGCAACGCGGTCGACGCCGGGTTCGACGGCGTCGAGATCCACTCCGCCAACGGCTACCTGCTGCACGAGTTCCTCTCGCCCGTCTCGAACGTGCGCACGGACGCCTACGGCGGATCGCCGGAGAACCGCGCGAAGCTCGGCATCGACGTGGCGCACGCGGTCTCCCGCGAGATCGGCGCCGAGCGCGTCGGCATCCGCATCTCGCCGTCGCACAACATCCAGGACGTGCTCGAGGAGGACGCCGACGAGACCCGCGCCACCTACGAGGCGCTGCTGTCCGGCATCGCGCCGCTCGGCCTCGCCTACGTGAGCATCCTGCACGCGGAGCCCGCGGGCGACCTCGTGCAGGGCCTCCGGAAGACGTTCGGCGGGCCGCTCATGATCAACAGCGGCTTCGGCGTGCAGACCGAGCGCGACGAGGCGATCCAGCTGGTCGAGGAGGGCGCGGCCGACGTCGTGGCCGTCGGCCGCATGGTCATCGCCAACCCCGACCTCGTCGAGCGCTGGGAGTCCGGCGCGGAGACGAACGAGCCGAACCCGGCCACGTTCTACGGCCCCGGTGCCGAGGGCTACACCGACTACCCGGCGCTCGCGAGCTGA
- a CDS encoding TetR family transcriptional regulator — protein sequence MAETTGSARPTDEKQDDVRHRILLAAREEFAAHGLAGARVDRIARSGRASKERLYAHFTDKESLFHAVLKLNGVEFFSAVTLDPADLPGFVGQLFDHAYEHPQHRRMLAWARLDGLELDVPHSATSPSAKVQAVRRGQEEGHIDPSWDPQRLLTMLFALAQAWVQSPYPAMHADSPRARAADRAAVVEAARRITAPAAS from the coding sequence ATGGCAGAGACGACGGGGTCCGCCCGACCGACCGACGAGAAGCAGGACGACGTCCGGCACCGCATCCTCCTGGCCGCGCGCGAGGAGTTCGCCGCCCACGGGCTGGCGGGCGCGCGGGTCGACCGCATCGCCCGCTCGGGCCGCGCGAGCAAGGAGCGGCTGTACGCGCACTTCACCGACAAGGAGTCGCTGTTCCACGCGGTGCTGAAGCTCAACGGCGTGGAGTTCTTCTCCGCCGTGACGCTGGATCCCGCCGACCTCCCCGGCTTCGTCGGCCAGCTCTTCGACCACGCATACGAGCACCCGCAGCACCGCCGCATGCTCGCGTGGGCGCGGCTCGACGGCCTGGAGCTCGACGTGCCGCACAGCGCGACGTCGCCGTCGGCCAAGGTGCAGGCGGTCCGCCGCGGGCAGGAGGAGGGCCACATCGACCCGTCGTGGGATCCGCAGCGCCTCCTCACGATGCTGTTCGCGCTCGCGCAGGCGTGGGTGCAGTCGCCCTACCCGGCGATGCACGCGGACTCGCCCCGGGCGCGCGCCGCGGACCGCGCGGCCGTCGTCGAGGCGGCCCGGCGGATCACGGCGCCGGCCGCGAGCTGA
- a CDS encoding sensor histidine kinase: protein MPSPTLVPRIGPARLARAIGREAALVALSLVVGALSFGAMLTFVDEAGATGIRIELLLLLDAAAGLLGIAILPLRRFAPLAVAAVLGVIAAVSSIGLLASGIALVSLAIRRRPKEIAAAAAVWIAAVGTWEVAGLSYLPVTPEELPLTAALILVVLGLLILLGLYLGGRRELLASLRERARLAEEEQALRSAQAADRERTRIAREMHDVLAHRLSLVALHAGALEYRDDLDAAEVRATAGVVRDNARTALTELRGVLGVLRDPSGAPATLPPQPTLADLPALLDEARALGVEVHADVDPGTRDDLPRLPATTSRHAYRAIQECLTNARRHAPGAPVEVSLDGRPGGRLRIVVRNPAPPPAASEPPASTRGHGLAGIAERAHAVDGTLDVSRRDGQHIVEAVLPWTA, encoded by the coding sequence ATGCCCTCCCCCACGCTCGTCCCCCGCATCGGGCCCGCCCGCCTTGCCCGTGCGATCGGCCGGGAGGCGGCCCTCGTGGCGCTGTCGCTCGTGGTGGGCGCGCTCTCGTTCGGTGCCATGCTCACGTTCGTGGACGAGGCAGGTGCGACCGGGATCCGGATCGAGCTCCTGCTCCTTCTCGACGCGGCCGCCGGGCTGCTCGGCATCGCGATCCTGCCGCTGCGCCGGTTCGCGCCCCTCGCGGTCGCGGCGGTGCTGGGCGTCATCGCAGCCGTGTCGAGCATCGGGCTCCTCGCCTCAGGCATCGCACTCGTGTCGCTCGCGATCCGCCGCCGGCCGAAGGAGATCGCCGCCGCCGCCGCCGTCTGGATCGCGGCCGTCGGAACGTGGGAGGTCGCCGGCCTCTCCTACCTGCCCGTGACGCCGGAGGAGCTGCCGCTCACGGCGGCGCTGATCCTCGTGGTGCTCGGTCTCCTCATCCTCCTCGGGCTCTACCTCGGCGGCCGCCGCGAGCTGCTGGCGTCGCTCCGGGAGCGCGCCCGGCTCGCGGAGGAGGAGCAGGCCCTCCGATCCGCGCAGGCGGCGGACCGCGAGCGCACCCGGATCGCCCGGGAGATGCACGACGTGCTCGCCCACCGGCTGTCGCTCGTCGCCCTGCACGCGGGGGCGCTGGAGTACCGCGACGACCTCGACGCGGCAGAGGTCCGCGCGACCGCCGGCGTGGTGCGCGACAACGCCCGCACGGCCCTCACCGAGCTGCGCGGCGTGCTGGGGGTGCTGCGCGATCCGTCGGGCGCGCCCGCCACGCTGCCCCCGCAACCGACGCTCGCCGACCTCCCCGCGCTCCTCGACGAGGCCCGCGCCCTCGGCGTCGAGGTGCACGCGGACGTCGACCCCGGCACCCGCGACGACCTGCCGCGGCTGCCCGCGACCACCTCGCGGCACGCCTACCGCGCCATCCAGGAGTGCCTGACGAACGCGCGGCGGCATGCGCCGGGCGCGCCGGTCGAGGTGTCGCTCGACGGCCGCCCCGGCGGACGCCTGCGCATCGTCGTGCGGAACCCGGCACCCCCGCCCGCCGCGTCCGAGCCACCCGCCTCGACCCGCGGCCACGGCCTCGCCGGGATCGCCGAGCGCGCCCACGCCGTGGACGGCACGCTCGACGTCTCCCGACGCGATGGTCAGCACATCGTCGAGGCGGTGCTCCCGTGGACGGCGTGA
- a CDS encoding quinone oxidoreductase family protein, which yields MSARIEVEGPGGPEVMTLTDGPVPDPGPGEVRIRVHAAGVNFIDTYRRSGVYPMAHPYVPGSEAAGVIEALGDGVSGVHVGDRVATAEATGTYAEHALVRAETLLPVPDGVDMEVAAALPLQGLTAHYLATSSYPAGPGDRALVHAGAGGVGLLLTQLLVDRGVEVITTVSTEEKAALSRAAGATHVLGYDDVPVRVRELTAGRGVDVVYDGVGRDTFDGSLASLRIRGTLVLFGGASGQVPPFDLQRLNSGGSLSVTRPTLAHFLLDAEERRWRAGELFAAVLDGSLDVRVGATYPLADAARAHEDLEARRTTGSIVLIP from the coding sequence ATGAGCGCGCGCATCGAGGTGGAGGGGCCAGGCGGCCCCGAGGTCATGACCCTGACGGACGGGCCGGTGCCCGATCCGGGGCCCGGCGAGGTGCGGATCCGCGTGCACGCCGCGGGCGTCAACTTCATCGACACGTACCGGCGCAGCGGCGTCTACCCGATGGCGCACCCGTACGTCCCGGGATCCGAGGCGGCGGGCGTCATCGAGGCGCTCGGCGACGGCGTGAGCGGCGTGCACGTGGGCGACCGCGTCGCGACCGCCGAGGCGACAGGCACCTACGCCGAGCACGCGCTCGTCCGCGCCGAGACGCTGCTGCCCGTGCCGGACGGCGTCGACATGGAGGTCGCCGCGGCGCTCCCGCTCCAGGGCCTCACCGCCCACTACCTCGCGACGAGCTCGTACCCGGCCGGCCCCGGGGATCGCGCGCTCGTGCACGCGGGCGCCGGCGGCGTGGGGCTCCTGCTCACGCAGCTGCTCGTGGATCGCGGCGTCGAGGTGATCACCACGGTGTCGACCGAGGAGAAGGCCGCCCTCTCGCGCGCGGCGGGCGCGACGCACGTGCTCGGCTACGACGACGTGCCCGTGCGCGTCCGCGAGCTCACCGCCGGCCGGGGCGTCGACGTCGTCTACGACGGGGTCGGCCGCGACACGTTCGACGGCTCGCTCGCCTCCCTGCGCATCCGCGGGACCCTCGTGCTCTTCGGCGGCGCGAGCGGCCAGGTCCCGCCGTTCGACCTGCAGCGCCTCAACTCCGGCGGATCCCTCTCGGTCACGCGCCCCACGCTCGCGCACTTCCTGCTCGACGCGGAGGAGCGGCGGTGGCGCGCGGGCGAGCTGTTCGCGGCGGTGCTCGACGGATCCCTCGACGTGCGCGTCGGCGCGACCTACCCGCTCGCCGACGCGGCGCGCGCCCACGAGGATCTGGAGGCCAGGCGCACGACGGGGTCGATCGTGCTCATCCCCTGA